From a region of the Deltaproteobacteria bacterium genome:
- the urtB gene encoding urea ABC transporter permease subunit UrtB, which yields MITSIRWRLWALVFLWLAFSAPEVIALDTALIQQLAAEDSDVKLDAIAKLAASGAASAVPLLKAMQDDALRLFNGRLVIVAGSSVTDALTGESIAAPTEKLEEIVVNNRVRGVLDAALAALKLISPARDERLAAAKIVAADPEPAMLPLIKAALAKESDGEVKTLLALARALIEIKSSDVVARREAAKLLGESKNSQAKQILIALLQKNPYGSFAETDNGVRAEAQKAIQALDQSFILPQLLGALFSGLSLGSVLLLAALGLAITFGLMGIINMAHGEMLMLGAYTTYLMQTFFRAYLPQSLDWYLIAAIPAAFIVAALVGVALERSVIRFLYGRPLETLLTTWGISLMLIQLVRTLFGAQNVEVANPSWMSGGFNLGADIVLPYNRIAIILFAAIVVFIMWLFLARTRLGLYVRAVTQNRAMADCMGIPTPRVDWLTFGLGSGIAGLGGVALSQIGNVGPDLGQSYIVDSFMVVVLGGVGQLAGTIIAAVGLGEINKFLEPFAGAVLGKIFVLILIILFIQKRPQGMFALKGRVAEN from the coding sequence ATGATCACATCGATTCGCTGGCGCCTCTGGGCGCTAGTTTTTCTTTGGCTCGCTTTTAGCGCACCCGAGGTTATTGCCCTCGACACCGCTTTGATCCAGCAACTCGCCGCTGAAGATAGTGACGTAAAGCTCGACGCGATCGCCAAACTCGCCGCTTCCGGCGCGGCCAGCGCGGTGCCATTGCTCAAGGCGATGCAGGACGATGCCTTGCGCTTATTCAACGGCCGGCTGGTGATTGTCGCCGGCAGTTCGGTCACGGATGCGCTTACCGGCGAGTCGATCGCCGCGCCGACGGAAAAACTTGAAGAGATCGTGGTCAACAATCGGGTGCGCGGCGTGCTCGACGCCGCCCTCGCCGCGCTCAAACTGATCTCGCCCGCGCGTGACGAACGGCTGGCGGCGGCGAAGATCGTCGCGGCCGATCCCGAGCCGGCGATGTTGCCGCTGATCAAAGCGGCGCTAGCGAAGGAAAGCGACGGCGAAGTGAAAACGCTTTTGGCGCTGGCGCGCGCGCTGATTGAGATCAAAAGTAGCGACGTGGTGGCGCGCCGCGAAGCGGCCAAGCTTTTGGGCGAGAGCAAGAATTCCCAAGCGAAACAGATTCTCATCGCGCTGTTGCAAAAAAATCCTTACGGCAGCTTCGCCGAAACCGACAACGGCGTCAGAGCCGAAGCGCAAAAGGCGATCCAAGCGCTCGATCAAAGTTTTATCCTGCCGCAGCTACTCGGCGCTTTGTTCAGCGGCTTGAGCCTTGGCAGTGTGCTGCTCTTGGCGGCGCTCGGCCTGGCGATTACATTTGGCTTGATGGGCATCATCAACATGGCCCATGGTGAGATGCTGATGCTCGGCGCCTATACCACCTATCTGATGCAGACTTTTTTCCGCGCTTATTTGCCGCAGTCGTTGGATTGGTATCTGATCGCGGCGATCCCAGCGGCTTTCATCGTCGCGGCATTGGTCGGCGTCGCGCTCGAACGCAGCGTCATTCGTTTTCTCTACGGCCGACCGTTGGAGACGTTGCTCACTACTTGGGGAATTAGCCTGATGCTGATTCAATTGGTTCGCACTCTGTTTGGCGCGCAAAACGTCGAAGTCGCCAATCCGTCGTGGATGTCCGGCGGCTTCAACCTTGGCGCCGATATTGTGCTGCCTTATAACCGTATCGCGATTATTTTGTTCGCGGCTATCGTGGTCTTTATTATGTGGCTGTTTCTGGCGCGCACGCGCTTAGGTCTCTATGTGCGCGCCGTGACCCAGAACCGCGCCATGGCCGACTGCATGGGCATCCCGACGCCGCGGGTGGACTGGCTGACTTTCGGTCTCGGCTCCGGCATCGCCGGTCTCGGCGGCGTGGCGCTGTCGCAGATCGGCAACGTCGGCCCCGACCTGGGCCAGAGTTATATCGTCGATTCTTTTATGGTCGTGGTGTTGGGCGGCGTCGGCCAGTTGGCCGGCACGATCATCGCCGCGGTGGGCTTGGGCGAGATCAACAAATTTCTCGAACCCTTCGCCGGCGCGGTGCTCGGCAAGATATTCGTTTTGATCCTGATCATTCTGTTCATTCAAAAGCGGCCCCAGGGAATGTTCGCGCTCAAAGGGCGCGTGGCGGAAAATTAA
- the urtA gene encoding urea ABC transporter substrate-binding protein: protein MGVAAMLAMPLPVRAQSKDTIKIGVLHSLSGTMAISETVLKDVTLMAIEEINAKGGVLGKKLEAVVVDPASNWPLFAEKARQLLTQDKVAVVFGCWTSVSRKSVLPVFEELNGLLFYPVQYEGEELSKNVFYTGAAPNQQAIPAVEYLMSKDGGAAKRFVLLGTDYVYPRTTNKILRAFLKSKNIPEADILEEYTPFGHTDYQTIIGKIKKFAAEGKRTAVISTINGDSNVPFYKELGNQGLKAKDVPVVAFSVGEEELRGVDTKPLVGHLAAWNYFMSLKNPTNEEFTKKWTAYAKAKNLAGHKDKPLTNDPMEAAYVGMYMWKQAVEKAKTTDVDKVIAAVGGQSFKAPSGFTIKMDEKNHHLHKPVFVGEVKADGQFNIVWKTSGPVKAKPWSPYIAGNDKKKDEPEMVATKK from the coding sequence ATGGGAGTTGCCGCAATGTTGGCGATGCCGCTGCCGGTCAGGGCGCAGAGCAAAGACACGATTAAAATCGGCGTGCTTCATTCATTGAGCGGAACGATGGCGATCAGCGAAACCGTTTTAAAGGACGTGACCCTGATGGCTATCGAAGAAATCAACGCCAAGGGCGGCGTGCTCGGCAAGAAACTGGAAGCCGTAGTCGTCGACCCGGCTTCGAACTGGCCGCTGTTCGCCGAAAAGGCGCGCCAACTTCTCACTCAAGATAAAGTAGCCGTCGTCTTCGGCTGTTGGACTTCGGTATCGCGCAAAAGCGTGTTGCCGGTTTTCGAGGAACTCAACGGCTTGCTTTTCTATCCGGTGCAATATGAAGGCGAAGAGCTTTCGAAAAATGTTTTCTACACCGGAGCGGCGCCAAACCAGCAGGCGATTCCGGCGGTGGAATATCTCATGTCGAAGGACGGTGGCGCCGCCAAGCGCTTCGTGTTGCTTGGCACCGACTACGTTTATCCGCGCACGACTAATAAAATTCTGCGCGCCTTCCTGAAGTCCAAGAACATTCCAGAGGCCGACATCCTAGAAGAGTACACGCCGTTCGGTCATACCGACTATCAGACGATCATCGGCAAGATCAAAAAGTTCGCTGCCGAAGGCAAACGGACGGCGGTGATTTCCACCATCAATGGCGATTCCAACGTGCCCTTCTATAAGGAACTGGGCAATCAAGGTTTGAAGGCGAAGGATGTTCCCGTGGTGGCATTCTCCGTGGGAGAAGAGGAGTTACGCGGCGTCGATACCAAGCCGTTGGTCGGCCATCTGGCGGCGTGGAATTATTTCATGTCGCTAAAAAATCCGACCAACGAAGAGTTTACCAAGAAGTGGACCGCCTACGCCAAGGCGAAAAATCTTGCCGGCCACAAGGATAAACCTTTGACCAACGACCCGATGGAGGCCGCCTATGTCGGCATGTACATGTGGAAGCAAGCGGTGGAAAAGGCGAAAACCACCGATGTGGACAAGGTGATCGCCGCCGTGGGCGGCCAGAGCTTCAAGGCGCCTTCGGGATTTACCATCAAGATGGACGAGAAGAATCATCACCTGCATAAACCGGTGTTCGTCGGCGAAGTTAAAGCGGACGGCCAGTTCAATATCGTCTGGAAAACTTCCGGTCCGGTGAAGGCGAAACCCTGGAGTCCCTATATCGCCGGCAACGACAAGAAGAAAGACGAGCCGGAAATGGTTGCGACGAAAAAGTAA
- a CDS encoding ABC transporter substrate-binding protein, with protein sequence MVEGWPETMKRIHNRLCALSLVVVFLCCNASQIESAENAPLRKLRVAITSLSGSMAVPWLAREAGIFKKHGLEVEVIATPSGVEGMNALIAGEITFLQIAGGTTVSAAVGGADVIVIGTTIDTLVLSLMVRPEIERAEQLRGKAIGITRYGTTIDTGARVALRHYNLVPEKDVSILQIGGMESIVPAMQGNRVQGGILSYPAIGRAKKLGYRELLEIPSLNFPYASTGISTRGEVIRKEPDLVRRYMMAQVEAIARMKRDRPFTISVMSKFLRTTDMEQLSEAYDIYASKYLLRAPLPTVEAIRPVLEELEPRNPKAKGQDPKRFFDDRFVRELQANGFIDGLYR encoded by the coding sequence ATGGTGGAAGGCTGGCCTGAGACGATGAAACGAATTCACAACCGGTTGTGCGCCTTAAGTTTGGTCGTGGTTTTTCTATGCTGTAACGCCAGTCAAATTGAAAGCGCGGAGAATGCGCCGCTGCGTAAACTGCGCGTGGCGATCACTTCGCTTTCCGGCTCCATGGCGGTGCCATGGTTGGCGCGCGAGGCCGGCATTTTCAAGAAACATGGCTTGGAAGTCGAGGTGATCGCGACGCCGAGCGGCGTGGAAGGGATGAATGCGTTGATCGCCGGCGAGATTACTTTTCTCCAAATCGCCGGTGGCACGACGGTGAGCGCTGCGGTAGGTGGCGCGGATGTGATCGTGATCGGCACGACCATTGACACGCTAGTGCTGAGCCTGATGGTGCGCCCGGAGATCGAACGGGCCGAGCAGCTGCGCGGCAAGGCGATCGGTATCACGCGCTACGGCACGACCATCGATACCGGCGCGCGCGTGGCGCTGCGCCACTATAATTTAGTTCCGGAGAAAGATGTCTCGATCCTGCAAATCGGCGGCATGGAGTCGATCGTACCGGCAATGCAGGGCAATCGGGTGCAAGGCGGTATTCTCTCCTACCCGGCGATCGGGCGGGCAAAAAAGCTGGGCTATCGCGAGCTGCTCGAAATTCCATCGCTGAACTTTCCCTACGCCTCGACCGGCATCAGCACGCGCGGCGAAGTGATTCGCAAGGAGCCGGATCTGGTGCGCCGCTACATGATGGCTCAAGTCGAAGCGATCGCACGGATGAAGCGCGACCGGCCATTCACGATTAGCGTTATGAGCAAGTTTCTGCGCACCACCGATATGGAGCAGTTGTCGGAAGCGTACGACATTTACGCGAGCAAATATCTGCTGCGCGCGCCGTTGCCCACCGTCGAAGCGATTCGCCCGGTGCTCGAAGAGCTTGAGCCACGCAATCCCAAGGCGAAGGGACAGGATCCGAAAAGATTTTTCGACGATCGCTTCGTCCGTGAGCTGCAAGCCAACGGTTTCATCGATGGGCTTTACCGTTGA
- a CDS encoding ABC transporter substrate-binding protein: MKFFLPLVLVLVLSSFHFAVAADRVIIGNVSRTVEQLPNYAATDKGFFAQEGIQGDVVLIGSTDTLIQALIAGQIHVAIVDPSAAINAVERGAALKIIGGTVPIAAYTLVTCPKYKSIKDLKGTNIGVVSLVSGSTIFLREMLKAEGLELNRDYTIIQNGPTGQRLASLKTCSTSATMLLGGDLPRSRELGFLEIAKLSDYIPNLQFHSLIVDGRWAETNSQLTVRYLKAMVRAMQWAHANHEQAADLISKRTGIPLKSTRVTVDEYLSQGIISKDGSVNREGFQRLIDLMGDRLFKSKPYPAPEKYLDLSYLRRAQQELGIGR, translated from the coding sequence ATGAAATTTTTTTTGCCGCTGGTGCTTGTTTTAGTTCTCTCGTCATTTCACTTCGCCGTCGCTGCCGACCGGGTGATCATCGGCAACGTCTCGCGCACGGTGGAGCAGTTGCCGAACTACGCGGCGACGGACAAAGGTTTCTTCGCTCAAGAAGGAATCCAAGGCGATGTTGTGCTGATCGGCTCGACCGATACGTTGATTCAAGCGTTGATCGCTGGACAGATCCATGTCGCCATCGTCGATCCGTCGGCGGCGATCAATGCCGTGGAGCGCGGCGCGGCGTTAAAAATCATCGGCGGCACGGTGCCGATCGCGGCCTACACGTTGGTCACTTGTCCGAAATATAAATCGATCAAAGATCTCAAGGGCACGAACATCGGTGTGGTGAGCTTGGTTTCCGGCAGCACGATCTTTTTGCGGGAAATGCTCAAAGCTGAAGGGCTGGAGCTCAACCGTGACTATACGATTATCCAGAACGGTCCCACCGGACAGCGGCTGGCCAGCCTCAAAACTTGCAGTACGTCGGCGACGATGCTGCTCGGCGGCGATTTGCCGCGCTCGCGCGAGCTGGGCTTCTTGGAGATCGCAAAACTGTCAGACTATATTCCCAACCTGCAATTTCACAGTTTGATCGTCGATGGCCGCTGGGCGGAAACGAATAGCCAGTTGACGGTGCGCTATCTAAAAGCGATGGTGCGAGCGATGCAGTGGGCTCACGCCAACCACGAACAAGCGGCTGATTTGATTTCCAAGCGCACCGGGATTCCGCTCAAGTCGACGCGTGTCACCGTCGACGAATATCTCTCCCAGGGAATTATTAGCAAAGACGGCTCGGTGAACCGCGAAGGGTTTCAACGGCTGATCGATTTGATGGGCGATCGCTTGTTCAAAAGCAAACCTTATCCCGCGCCGGAAAAATATCTCGACTTGAGCTATCTCCGGCGCGCGCAGCAGGAGCTAGGCATAGGGCGGTAG
- a CDS encoding polysaccharide deacetylase: MQTERYDYSPIVRRQPFKWPNNARVALMVAPNVEFFHIDKVIPGAANSSLPDVTGYALRDYGSRIGVFRMMDVLDKHSIRATVLLNADVCAHHPAIIEEGNKRKWEWLGHGVTNNIRINQYPADEERGVIRQIRDTIAAATGKAPRGWLGPGGGDESPNTLDHLAAEGFDYVCDWGFDDQPCAMRVKSGRMIAIPYQQGLNDIRVIFQGGHTPKDWLQMVCDQFDTFYAEGETQARVMTLPLHPFVIGLAFRVKYLDLALQYICSHDGVWKATGAEIADYFYANYYQKL; the protein is encoded by the coding sequence ATGCAGACTGAGCGTTACGATTACTCGCCGATTGTCAGGCGCCAGCCATTCAAATGGCCGAACAACGCGCGCGTCGCGTTGATGGTGGCGCCGAATGTCGAATTCTTCCACATCGACAAAGTGATTCCCGGCGCGGCGAATTCTTCCTTGCCGGACGTGACCGGTTACGCGCTGCGCGACTATGGTTCACGCATCGGCGTGTTTCGCATGATGGACGTACTCGACAAGCATTCCATACGCGCCACGGTGTTGCTCAACGCCGATGTCTGCGCGCATCATCCGGCGATCATCGAAGAGGGCAATAAACGAAAGTGGGAGTGGCTCGGCCACGGCGTGACCAACAATATTCGCATCAATCAATATCCCGCCGACGAAGAGCGCGGCGTGATTCGGCAAATTCGAGATACTATTGCCGCGGCGACCGGCAAAGCGCCGCGCGGCTGGCTCGGACCGGGCGGCGGCGATGAAAGCCCTAACACATTGGATCATCTCGCCGCGGAAGGTTTCGATTACGTTTGCGACTGGGGTTTCGACGATCAGCCCTGCGCGATGCGGGTGAAGTCGGGCCGGATGATCGCGATTCCCTATCAGCAAGGATTGAACGATATCCGCGTGATCTTCCAAGGCGGCCACACGCCGAAGGATTGGTTACAGATGGTGTGCGATCAGTTCGATACCTTCTACGCAGAGGGCGAGACCCAAGCGCGGGTGATGACGCTGCCGCTCCATCCGTTTGTCATCGGTCTGGCCTTTCGCGTCAAGTATCTCGACTTGGCGTTGCAGTATATTTGTTCTCACGACGGCGTGTGGAAGGCGACGGGCGCGGAGATCGCCGATTACTTTTACGCCAACTATTATCAGAAGCTTTAG
- a CDS encoding polysaccharide deacetylase, giving the protein MSDEVSPSHYPYVPLPDRGPLRFPNGAQLALIITINIEYWEPFRPGQKEPLFTGGPMTIPHALPGDVLDTANWTWREYGQRIGIWRMFEMFDKLGVKPSCTINGMTMTERRRIVDACNERDWELVPHNWAQNDLLTYYAHKPEDERAVIRRTLDIYEKVVGRPAKAWLSSAIRGTLQTPVFLKEFGVIAYCDYLNDDQPYLIHTSKGPIVCVPYSNDINDFNLFARGGMPASAGLETLKSCFDQLYIEGAATGRIMNLGLHPHVMGHAHRIGALREFVEYALSREKVWFPSREEIASWYMTVHETHIPSGEPRTG; this is encoded by the coding sequence ATGAGCGATGAAGTTTCGCCTTCACATTATCCCTATGTGCCGCTACCGGACCGCGGGCCGCTGCGCTTTCCCAACGGCGCGCAGTTGGCGCTGATTATTACGATCAACATCGAATACTGGGAACCGTTCCGGCCGGGGCAGAAAGAGCCGCTGTTCACCGGCGGGCCGATGACGATTCCGCACGCGCTGCCGGGCGATGTGCTCGATACGGCAAATTGGACTTGGCGCGAGTATGGCCAGCGCATTGGTATCTGGCGCATGTTCGAGATGTTCGACAAGCTTGGCGTAAAGCCATCGTGCACGATCAACGGCATGACGATGACCGAGCGGCGGCGCATCGTCGATGCTTGCAACGAGCGTGACTGGGAGCTGGTGCCGCATAACTGGGCGCAGAACGATCTGCTCACCTATTACGCGCACAAGCCAGAAGACGAGCGCGCCGTGATTCGGCGCACGCTCGATATCTACGAGAAAGTAGTCGGCCGCCCTGCTAAAGCCTGGTTGTCTTCGGCTATCCGTGGCACGCTGCAAACGCCGGTGTTCTTGAAAGAGTTCGGTGTGATCGCTTACTGCGATTATCTAAACGACGATCAGCCCTATCTGATTCACACTTCGAAAGGCCCGATCGTCTGCGTGCCGTATTCGAACGATATCAACGATTTTAACTTATTCGCACGCGGCGGCATGCCGGCGTCGGCGGGATTGGAAACGCTGAAGAGCTGTTTCGACCAACTTTACATTGAAGGCGCGGCGACGGGGCGCATTATGAACCTCGGCCTGCATCCTCACGTGATGGGCCACGCGCATCGGATCGGCGCGCTGCGCGAGTTTGTCGAGTATGCGCTCTCGCGCGAAAAAGTTTGGTTCCCCAGCCGCGAGGAGATCGCGAGTTGGTATATGACTGTGCACGAGACGCATATCCCAAGCGGTGAACCGCGTACGGGGTAA
- a CDS encoding ABC transporter substrate-binding protein: MGLKTVIAILLLCATPTFAAEKVRVSGGGMTPLHSLIWVANQEGLFRKYGMEVEYLAMNSGTLGVQTLLSNDSQFLFSTGALAVTADLQGADIAMITGGFNLFAFKLVGRPEIRSVQDLRGKKISISQFGSATDFAVQAALEKFAVDSKQVTVIQLGASSNRLTALTNGSTEASLFTEPFATMAIKKHRMNLLLDMAEAGMAYPQSCLMIKRSYLDANKERATNFVKALVEALFLAKRDRAMTIQVIKKYIRADDEVYGIGYDYFLGAHADGLLSMPDRKGVELVIAQLAKTNPKAKGQTVESLRVMEPSILDELKKSGFIDRVRR; encoded by the coding sequence ATGGGCTTAAAAACCGTCATCGCAATTCTGCTACTTTGTGCTACGCCGACCTTCGCAGCGGAAAAAGTCCGCGTCAGCGGCGGCGGTATGACGCCGCTTCATTCGCTTATTTGGGTCGCCAATCAGGAAGGGTTGTTCCGAAAATACGGCATGGAGGTGGAATACTTGGCGATGAATAGCGGCACGTTGGGCGTGCAGACGCTGTTGTCCAACGATAGCCAGTTTCTCTTCTCCACCGGCGCCCTGGCGGTCACCGCCGACCTGCAGGGCGCGGATATCGCGATGATCACCGGCGGTTTCAATCTTTTTGCATTTAAATTAGTCGGCCGGCCGGAGATCCGCAGCGTGCAAGATTTGCGCGGCAAGAAAATTTCCATCAGCCAGTTCGGTTCGGCCACCGATTTCGCGGTGCAGGCGGCCTTGGAAAAATTCGCTGTCGATTCGAAGCAAGTTACGGTCATACAACTGGGCGCCAGTTCCAACCGACTGACGGCGCTGACGAATGGTTCGACGGAGGCGTCGTTGTTCACTGAGCCGTTTGCGACCATGGCAATTAAAAAGCACCGAATGAACTTGCTTTTGGACATGGCCGAAGCAGGCATGGCTTATCCGCAAAGCTGCTTGATGATCAAGCGCAGTTATCTCGACGCCAACAAGGAGAGGGCGACGAACTTCGTCAAGGCGTTGGTCGAAGCGCTGTTTCTCGCCAAGCGCGATCGCGCCATGACGATTCAGGTGATTAAAAAATATATCCGCGCCGACGATGAAGTATATGGAATTGGTTACGACTATTTTTTAGGAGCCCATGCCGATGGGCTTTTGAGCATGCCGGACCGCAAGGGCGTCGAGCTGGTGATCGCCCAACTGGCGAAAACCAATCCTAAAGCCAAAGGGCAGACGGTGGAGTCGCTGCGCGTGATGGAGCCAAGTATTCTTGACGAGCTTAAGAAGAGTGGGTTTATCGACAGGGTTCGAAGATAG
- a CDS encoding ABC transporter substrate-binding protein, protein MANRTISIGMRDYDHCRALANGKVKIDGVDPKFINISPPSQIFLRMLNDEEFDVSEMSLSNFMIAIGKGDRRFVALPIFPSRVFRHSYIWINTKAGIAKPADLKGKKVGIADYSMTALLFVRGLLQHEYGVKPEDIHWFRRRSEHVAIDMPPGIRIDSIAKDQNLDDLLEAGELDAVAVTSPPRAFLKNSPLVARLFPYCRAVEANYYRRTQIYPIMHMTVMRRAIYEQDPSLAVRLSQGFQDAKALAFEDYEEGLASLPWVNLDLEYARQVLGPDVHPYGIKNNAATLEAATLYSHEQGLTKIKFAVNELFAAETLGLFA, encoded by the coding sequence ATGGCTAATCGCACGATCTCAATCGGTATGCGCGACTACGATCATTGCCGGGCCTTGGCCAACGGTAAAGTTAAAATCGACGGCGTCGATCCGAAGTTCATCAACATCTCGCCGCCGTCGCAAATTTTTCTGCGCATGCTCAACGACGAAGAGTTCGACGTTTCGGAAATGTCGCTGTCCAATTTCATGATCGCCATCGGCAAGGGCGACCGGCGCTTCGTTGCGCTGCCGATCTTTCCATCGCGGGTATTTCGTCATTCTTATATTTGGATCAACACTAAAGCCGGCATCGCCAAACCGGCGGATCTCAAAGGCAAGAAAGTCGGCATCGCCGATTATTCCATGACCGCGCTGCTATTCGTGCGCGGCCTGTTGCAGCATGAGTACGGCGTCAAGCCCGAAGACATTCACTGGTTTCGCCGCCGCTCCGAACATGTCGCCATCGATATGCCGCCGGGCATTCGCATCGACAGCATCGCCAAGGATCAAAACCTCGACGATCTGCTCGAAGCCGGCGAACTCGACGCCGTCGCCGTGACTTCACCGCCGCGCGCTTTTCTAAAAAATTCCCCGCTGGTCGCTCGGCTGTTTCCCTACTGCCGCGCCGTCGAAGCGAACTATTACCGGCGGACACAAATTTATCCGATCATGCACATGACCGTCATGCGCCGGGCGATTTACGAGCAAGACCCGTCATTGGCCGTGCGTTTGTCGCAAGGGTTCCAAGACGCCAAGGCGCTGGCTTTCGAAGATTATGAAGAAGGTTTGGCTTCGCTGCCCTGGGTGAATCTGGATTTGGAATACGCACGCCAAGTCCTCGGCCCAGACGTTCATCCCTACGGCATCAAGAACAACGCCGCCACCTTGGAAGCCGCCACGCTCTATTCCCATGAGCAGGGATTGACGAAAATTAAATTCGCCGTCAACGAACTGTTCGCAGCGGAGACCCTGGGGCTTTTCGCCTAA
- a CDS encoding ABC transporter substrate-binding protein, with the protein MSIRLSTTILACTLIALGQFCISPTFAQERFRVSYGGFNETATSMWVGIERGMFKKYGIDAQMVQVRNGALSIATLVAKEVEAVWPAQSTILSTVSGGIKLTCIGGPVNKIPRNLMVRKELKSAEDLRGKTVGVQSIGGGLWLQTMIILDHLGVDPDKYGIKVRVIGDEATLAQAMITNNIDFGVITYGLSEILYPQGFKSLVDAAEISAPYQGPEICGLKESVASRNEFYLRVLKGLAEAVAYILDDNNKTDVAKVLQRNLRLSRSDVIEGSYKVLRKMTTLDLAPNVAAFKSVQRLVARINPKITQVDLDQVIDASFTRQLESSGFLAELRKKIR; encoded by the coding sequence ATGAGCATTCGCCTATCGACAACGATTCTCGCTTGTACGCTGATCGCGCTCGGCCAATTTTGTATTTCACCCACATTTGCGCAAGAACGGTTTCGGGTTTCCTACGGCGGCTTCAACGAAACCGCGACTTCCATGTGGGTCGGCATCGAGCGCGGCATGTTCAAAAAATACGGCATCGACGCGCAAATGGTTCAGGTGCGTAACGGCGCCTTGAGCATCGCGACTTTAGTCGCCAAAGAAGTCGAAGCGGTGTGGCCGGCGCAGTCGACGATCTTGAGCACCGTATCCGGCGGCATCAAGCTCACCTGCATCGGCGGACCGGTGAATAAAATTCCGCGCAACCTGATGGTGCGCAAAGAGCTCAAGAGCGCCGAAGATTTGCGCGGCAAAACCGTCGGCGTGCAAAGTATCGGCGGCGGTTTGTGGCTGCAAACGATGATTATCCTCGATCACCTCGGCGTCGATCCCGATAAATACGGCATCAAAGTGCGCGTCATCGGCGACGAAGCGACTCTGGCCCAGGCGATGATCACCAACAACATCGACTTCGGCGTGATCACCTACGGTTTGAGCGAGATTTTGTACCCGCAGGGATTCAAATCGTTGGTCGATGCGGCCGAGATTTCCGCTCCCTACCAGGGGCCGGAAATTTGCGGGCTGAAAGAATCCGTCGCCAGCCGCAACGAATTTTATCTGCGCGTGCTAAAAGGGTTGGCCGAGGCGGTCGCTTACATCCTCGACGACAACAACAAGACCGATGTCGCCAAAGTTTTGCAGCGCAATCTGCGCCTGAGCCGTAGCGACGTCATCGAAGGATCGTACAAAGTGTTGCGCAAGATGACGACGCTCGATCTGGCGCCCAACGTCGCCGCTTTCAAATCGGTGCAGCGCCTGGTGGCGCGCATCAACCCGAAAATCACCCAGGTCGATCTCGATCAAGTGATCGACGCGAGTTTTACGCGGCAATTGGAATCGAGCGGCTTCTTGGCCGAGCTGCGCAAGAAAATCAGATAG
- the pal gene encoding peptidoglycan-associated lipoprotein Pal: protein MREQKSIYLAAVKLLALGFLFSCTSPANPPAPTWTAENLSASSGAAAAKPEAPKPPAPPKPDPGTTTSLDALRKGEAATAGPMKDVNFSFDSVALSEAARATLKANADWLKSNATARIQIEGHCDERGTAEYNMALGAKRAQAALDYLATLGVAANRMSTVSYGQEIPVCKEKNEECWAKNRRARFVIGAAK, encoded by the coding sequence ATGAGGGAGCAAAAAAGCATTTATCTAGCGGCAGTCAAGTTACTCGCATTGGGATTTCTATTTTCCTGCACCAGTCCGGCCAATCCGCCGGCACCGACGTGGACGGCGGAAAATCTGAGCGCTTCATCCGGCGCGGCGGCGGCCAAACCGGAAGCACCGAAACCACCGGCACCGCCGAAACCCGATCCAGGCACGACAACGAGCCTCGACGCGCTGCGCAAGGGCGAAGCGGCAACCGCGGGGCCGATGAAGGATGTCAATTTCTCATTTGACAGCGTGGCGCTCTCGGAAGCGGCGCGGGCGACGTTGAAGGCCAATGCCGATTGGCTCAAGTCCAATGCCACGGCGCGCATTCAGATCGAAGGCCACTGCGACGAGCGCGGCACGGCGGAATACAATATGGCGCTGGGCGCCAAGCGGGCCCAAGCCGCGCTAGATTATCTGGCGACGCTCGGCGTAGCCGCCAACCGGATGTCGACCGTGAGCTACGGTCAAGAAATTCCCGTCTGTAAGGAAAAGAACGAAGAGTGCTGGGCCAAGAACCGGCGCGCGCGCTTCGTCATTGGCGCAGCCAAGTAG